A genomic segment from Flavobacterium inviolabile encodes:
- the atpA gene encoding F0F1 ATP synthase subunit alpha yields the protein MAEIKPAEISAILKKQLSGFESGATLEEVGTVLQVGDGIARVYGLSNAQYGELVQFENGLEAIVLNLEEDNVGVVLLGPSTGIREGSTVKRTQRIASLKVGEEMVGRVVNTLGFPIDGKGPIGGDLYEMPLERKAPGVIFRQPVTEPLQTGIKSVDAMIPVGRGQRELVIGDRQTGKTTVCIDTILNQKEFYDAGKPVFCIYVAVGQKASTVAGIAKTLEEKGAMAYTVIVAANASDPAPMQVYAPFAGAAVGEYFRDTGRPALIVYDDLSKQAVAYREVSLLLRRPPGREAYPGDVFYLHSRLLERAAKVIADDSIAKNMNDLPESLRPIVKGGGSLTALPIIETQAGDVSAYIPTNVISITDGQIFLESDLFNSGVRPAINVGISVSRVGGNAQIKSMKKVSGTLKLDQAQFRELEAFAKFGSDLDAVTLNVIEKGRRNVEILKQAVNDPYTVEDQVAIIYAGTKNLLRNVPVNKVKEFEKDYLEFLKAKHKDTLDALKAGKFTDEITDVLEKVAKEVSAKY from the coding sequence ATGGCAGAAATTAAGCCTGCTGAAATTTCAGCAATATTAAAGAAACAATTATCTGGTTTTGAATCAGGAGCTACTTTGGAAGAAGTGGGAACAGTTCTTCAAGTGGGTGACGGTATCGCTCGTGTTTATGGTTTATCTAACGCACAATACGGTGAGTTAGTGCAATTTGAAAACGGGTTAGAGGCAATTGTATTAAACCTTGAAGAAGATAATGTAGGTGTGGTATTATTAGGTCCGTCTACTGGAATCAGAGAAGGGTCAACAGTTAAGAGAACACAACGTATCGCTTCATTGAAAGTTGGTGAAGAAATGGTAGGACGTGTGGTTAACACGCTAGGTTTCCCTATCGATGGAAAAGGACCTATCGGTGGAGATCTTTACGAAATGCCATTAGAAAGAAAAGCTCCTGGAGTTATCTTCCGTCAACCGGTAACAGAACCGTTACAAACAGGTATTAAATCGGTAGATGCCATGATCCCTGTTGGACGTGGACAACGTGAGCTTGTAATCGGTGACCGTCAAACTGGTAAAACAACAGTTTGTATCGATACAATCTTAAACCAAAAAGAATTTTACGATGCAGGTAAACCTGTATTCTGTATATATGTTGCAGTAGGACAAAAAGCTTCTACAGTTGCTGGAATCGCTAAAACATTAGAAGAAAAAGGAGCAATGGCTTATACAGTTATTGTTGCTGCTAATGCTTCCGATCCTGCTCCAATGCAGGTTTATGCTCCTTTCGCAGGTGCAGCAGTAGGGGAGTACTTCCGTGATACAGGTCGTCCGGCTTTAATTGTTTATGATGATTTATCTAAACAAGCGGTGGCTTACCGTGAGGTGTCTTTATTATTACGTCGTCCACCAGGACGTGAGGCGTATCCTGGAGACGTTTTCTACCTTCACTCAAGATTATTAGAGCGTGCTGCAAAAGTTATTGCTGATGATAGCATCGCTAAAAATATGAATGACTTACCGGAATCTTTACGTCCAATCGTTAAAGGTGGTGGTTCATTAACAGCTTTACCAATTATCGAAACACAAGCGGGTGACGTTTCTGCGTATATCCCTACAAACGTAATTTCGATTACAGATGGTCAGATCTTCCTGGAGTCTGATTTATTCAACTCTGGTGTACGTCCGGCGATTAACGTTGGTATATCTGTATCACGTGTTGGAGGTAACGCTCAGATCAAATCAATGAAAAAAGTATCGGGTACATTAAAATTAGACCAGGCACAATTCCGTGAATTAGAAGCTTTCGCGAAATTCGGATCTGATTTGGATGCGGTTACTTTAAACGTAATTGAAAAAGGTAGACGTAACGTTGAAATCTTGAAACAAGCAGTAAACGATCCGTATACTGTAGAAGATCAGGTTGCAATTATCTATGCCGGAACGAAAAACTTATTAAGAAACGTTCCTGTTAATAAAGTAAAAGAATTTGAAAAAGATTATTTAGAATTCTTAAAAGCGAAACATAAAGATACTCTTGATGCTTTAAAAGCGGGTAAATTCACAGACGAAATTACAGACGTTTTAGAAAAAGTAGCTAAAGAAGTTTCTGCAAAATATTAA
- the atpH gene encoding ATP synthase F1 subunit delta — MARAAIRYAKAILDIANANGHAATVNEDMKTIITAVNESKELEDFLGNPVVKGDVKNAALSEIFASVQSETKGLFQLLLENKRFEILAEIATQYNALFDEMNGIEKVKVTTAFPITPELEAKVLAKIKEFSNKSVTIENIVDPEIIGGFVLRIGDKQYNASIATRLRELKRELSN; from the coding sequence ATGGCAAGAGCTGCGATTAGATATGCAAAAGCAATTTTAGATATTGCTAATGCAAACGGTCATGCCGCAACAGTAAATGAGGATATGAAAACCATCATTACTGCTGTAAATGAAAGTAAAGAGCTGGAAGATTTTTTAGGGAACCCGGTTGTAAAGGGTGATGTAAAAAATGCAGCACTATCTGAAATATTTGCTTCTGTTCAGTCAGAAACGAAAGGGTTATTCCAATTGCTTTTAGAAAACAAAAGATTTGAAATTCTTGCAGAAATTGCAACGCAATACAACGCTTTGTTTGACGAAATGAACGGAATTGAAAAAGTAAAAGTTACAACAGCTTTTCCTATCACCCCGGAATTAGAAGCTAAAGTTTTAGCGAAGATCAAAGAATTTTCAAACAAATCCGTTACAATTGAAAACATTGTAGACCCGGAAATTATCGGAGGATTTGTTTTAAGAATAGGAGATAAGCAATACAATGCTTCCATAGCAACAAGATTGCGCGAATTAAAAAGAGAATTAAGTAATTAA
- a CDS encoding F0F1 ATP synthase subunit B produces the protein MEKLINDFSFGLFFWQALILLVLILLLVKFAWKPIMDSITAREEGIKNAIASAENAKKEMQNLKADNEKLLAEARAERDTMIKEAREIKEKMIADAKAEAQVQGDKMIEQAKATINSEKNAAMVELKNHVSTLSLEIAEKLLKEELANKDTQTKLVEKMLDDVKLN, from the coding sequence ATGGAGAAATTAATTAACGATTTTTCATTCGGTTTATTCTTTTGGCAAGCACTTATCTTATTAGTGTTAATCCTGCTTTTAGTTAAATTTGCCTGGAAGCCAATTATGGATTCTATCACGGCTCGTGAGGAAGGTATTAAAAATGCAATCGCTTCAGCTGAAAATGCGAAGAAAGAAATGCAAAACCTTAAAGCTGATAACGAAAAATTATTAGCAGAAGCAAGAGCAGAAAGAGATACAATGATTAAAGAAGCTCGTGAAATTAAAGAAAAAATGATTGCTGATGCGAAAGCAGAAGCTCAGGTTCAAGGTGATAAAATGATTGAGCAGGCAAAAGCTACAATCAACAGTGAGAAAAATGCAGCGATGGTTGAATTGAAAAACCATGTGTCTACACTTTCATTGGAAATTGCTGAGAAATTATTAAAAGAAGAACTAGCTAACAAGGATACTCAAACCAAATTGGTTGAGAAAATGTTAGATGACGTAAAATTAAATTAA
- the atpE gene encoding ATP synthase F0 subunit C, whose product MGSLNLIGAGLVVIGAGLGLGKIGGSAMDAIARQPEAAGKIQTAMIIIAALLEGLAFAALILGK is encoded by the coding sequence ATGGGAAGTCTTAATTTAATCGGAGCTGGTTTAGTAGTAATCGGAGCAGGTTTAGGTTTAGGTAAAATCGGTGGATCTGCTATGGACGCTATTGCTCGTCAGCCAGAAGCTGCTGGAAAAATTCAAACAGCGATGATTATTATCGCTGCTTTATTAGAAGGTTTAGCATTCGCTGCTTTAATCTTAGGAAAATAA
- the atpB gene encoding F0F1 ATP synthase subunit A, with amino-acid sequence MVISKKPVRFILATFVGLLSSVAIANPVVDTTQVKTEVAHEAHVTADAAHNEASHGDEHEAQDPKDKVTAYIEHHLQDSHDFVFFSDEKEGKHYGFSLPVILIDNGLKVFSSSKLHHGETVAEVDGNYYKLYHGKIYKTDAAGTITYDEHHHPANVKPLDFSITKNVVSMLVVSALLLLMFTGLAKSYKKGPIPTGFGRVLEPLILFIRDEIAIPNIGEKKYRKYMGYLLTVFFFIWLLNLLGMTPLGINVTGNIAVTVCLALFTYFITQFSANKDYWGHIFWMPGVPVPMKIILMPIEILGTLTKPFALLIRLFANITAGHVVIMSLIAMIFVGKNIYADMPISLGLTLFISVIEILVAFLQAFIFTMLSSLFIGMAVQDHHHDDHGHEEENVII; translated from the coding sequence ATGGTGATTTCAAAAAAACCTGTCAGATTTATTCTAGCAACTTTTGTAGGGCTGCTTTCTTCTGTTGCTATAGCTAACCCTGTAGTAGACACTACTCAAGTAAAAACTGAAGTGGCGCATGAGGCTCATGTAACTGCTGATGCAGCACACAATGAAGCTTCTCATGGAGACGAGCACGAAGCTCAGGATCCAAAAGACAAAGTAACAGCTTACATTGAACACCACTTGCAGGATTCGCATGATTTTGTTTTCTTTTCAGATGAAAAAGAAGGTAAACATTATGGTTTCTCTTTGCCGGTTATCTTAATTGATAACGGCTTGAAGGTATTCTCTTCTTCAAAATTACACCACGGGGAAACTGTGGCGGAAGTTGATGGTAACTATTATAAATTATACCATGGTAAAATCTACAAAACAGATGCTGCCGGTACAATTACTTATGATGAGCACCACCACCCGGCTAACGTAAAACCGTTAGATTTTTCAATCACTAAAAATGTTGTGTCAATGTTGGTAGTATCGGCGTTATTATTGCTGATGTTTACCGGTTTGGCAAAATCATACAAAAAAGGACCAATCCCTACAGGTTTCGGAAGAGTTTTAGAGCCGCTGATTCTTTTTATCAGAGACGAAATCGCTATTCCTAACATCGGAGAGAAAAAGTACAGAAAATACATGGGTTACCTGTTAACGGTATTCTTCTTTATCTGGTTGTTGAACCTTTTAGGAATGACACCTCTTGGAATTAACGTTACCGGAAATATTGCTGTAACTGTTTGTTTGGCTTTGTTTACCTACTTTATTACACAATTCAGTGCGAATAAAGATTACTGGGGACACATTTTCTGGATGCCGGGTGTTCCGGTTCCAATGAAAATTATCTTAATGCCAATTGAGATTTTAGGAACATTAACAAAACCATTTGCATTATTAATTCGTTTATTTGCAAATATTACTGCAGGTCACGTTGTAATCATGAGTTTGATTGCTATGATCTTCGTAGGAAAGAATATCTATGCCGATATGCCAATCTCTTTAGGTTTGACACTATTTATTTCGGTTATTGAAATTTTAGTAGCATTCTTACAAGCGTTTATCTTTACAATGTTATCATCATTGTTTATCGGTATGGCGGTTCAGGATCATCACCATGATGATCATGGACACGAAGAAGAAAATGTAATTATTTAA
- a CDS encoding AtpZ/AtpI family protein, producing MNQDQEKKSRNKWLALINIPFQMGIIIFAFAYLGGWLDDKYPNPNDLYIKILTLLGVFVALYNVIRQVNQLNK from the coding sequence ATGAATCAGGATCAGGAGAAAAAATCGCGTAATAAGTGGCTGGCACTAATTAATATCCCGTTCCAGATGGGGATAATAATTTTTGCGTTTGCATATTTAGGCGGCTGGCTTGATGACAAATACCCGAATCCCAATGATTTATATATAAAAATCCTGACGTTGTTAGGTGTTTTTGTGGCGCTTTATAATGTGATAAGGCAGGTAAATCAATTAAATAAATAA
- a CDS encoding bactofilin family protein → MFDKPQKSYTDLLGKTNRIVEGTTIKGDIISQADFRLDGHLIGNFTSKGRLVIGPAGSVTGDISCKTADIEGKFNGKIEVTDILNIKSKASIKGEAIVGKLAVEPGADFSASCVMRNVVKTIAKDESGSGEKIA, encoded by the coding sequence ATGTTTGATAAACCACAAAAATCCTATACCGATTTACTCGGGAAAACCAATAGAATTGTTGAAGGAACTACAATAAAAGGGGATATTATTTCTCAGGCCGATTTTAGACTTGACGGACATCTGATTGGAAATTTCACGTCAAAAGGCCGGTTGGTTATTGGCCCTGCCGGTAGTGTTACAGGAGATATTTCCTGTAAAACAGCCGATATTGAAGGTAAATTCAATGGAAAAATCGAAGTGACCGATATTCTGAATATTAAATCCAAGGCCTCCATTAAAGGGGAAGCTATAGTGGGGAAACTTGCTGTAGAACCCGGTGCCGATTTCAGTGCGTCCTGTGTGATGCGCAATGTGGTAAAAACAATCGCTAAAGATGAATCAGGATCAGGAGAAAAAATCGCGTAA
- the porW gene encoding type IX secretion system periplasmic lipoprotein PorW/SprE — protein MKTKIFRYAFGVGLFLFLWACSTKKNSLVRRNYHAVTAEYNILYNGGVAFDKGVEELKGTYKDNFWEVLPVERMQDIEAGVLPGQAKNANFDRAETKAIKAIQKHSMYIDGGEKNPQMDEAHLLLGKARYYDNRFIPALEAFNYILYKYSNSDKIYEAKVWREKTNIRLENEALAIKNLKKLLEDNKLKGQVQADANAILAQAYMNLGSIDSAVVNLKTARNLTKHNEEKARYHFILGQLYGDLNYPDSAFASFQSVIDMRRKSPRRYVIQAHAKQAAQFDYKAGDTLAFLEKFGKLAEDRENRPYLDVINHQVALFYDKQDKKVQAKKFYNKSLRSISQDNYLIASNYRNLAEIYFDDAKYLVAGQYYDSTMSKLNPKTREFIAIKKKRENLNDVIKYEGIARVNDSILYVTGLNANDQRNYYEAYIEKLKIEDAKRALEAEKAKNIAENGGAIDGQSASMANPDVSSKSEAMQMMSKQLPPSDEDTQKKNGIVKSAANLGSGTNTFYFYNPSTVAYGRSEFKKKWGNRALKDNWRWSTQESIDKEDNKDNQDVAVVDENPKTKMEDERYTPDFYIKQLPTEQKVLDSLAKERNFAYFQLGTIYKEKFKEYKLAAAKLEKLLVNKPEERLVLPAKYNLFKIYEIIDPAKAEIMKQQILAEYPDSRYAQILLNNASDAAIAGSPTEVYNNLFKQYEKGQLQEVLSQLDPVIENFNGDEMVPKFELLKANTLGRLKGLEEYKKALNFVALNYPNSEEGKQAEVLVKTDIPKLEQLELGKGTPMSWKLVFEIPYPNDAKTKVLTDKLQKYITDRSSDKITLSNDVYTADKSFVIVHGFSSKEAALSTISVLKDFKGYKVTETPFVVSNEDYKVIQIKKNLEAYKATLK, from the coding sequence TTGAAAACCAAGATATTCAGATACGCTTTTGGCGTTGGACTTTTTCTTTTTCTGTGGGCCTGTTCCACAAAGAAAAACTCACTTGTAAGAAGAAATTATCATGCCGTTACTGCCGAATATAATATTTTATATAACGGCGGGGTCGCTTTCGATAAAGGAGTAGAAGAATTAAAAGGAACCTATAAAGATAATTTTTGGGAAGTGCTGCCCGTTGAACGTATGCAGGATATTGAAGCCGGAGTATTACCCGGACAGGCAAAAAATGCAAATTTTGACAGAGCAGAAACGAAGGCTATCAAAGCCATTCAGAAACACTCCATGTATATAGACGGAGGTGAGAAAAACCCTCAGATGGATGAAGCCCACTTACTGCTTGGAAAAGCCCGGTATTATGACAATCGGTTCATTCCGGCTTTGGAAGCATTCAACTATATCCTGTATAAATATTCCAATAGTGATAAAATATATGAAGCGAAAGTTTGGAGAGAAAAAACCAATATTCGTCTGGAAAATGAAGCGTTAGCGATCAAAAACCTGAAAAAACTACTGGAAGACAACAAACTGAAAGGACAGGTTCAGGCAGATGCCAATGCGATATTGGCACAGGCATATATGAATCTGGGTTCCATTGACAGTGCTGTGGTTAACCTGAAAACAGCCCGGAATTTAACAAAACACAACGAAGAAAAAGCAAGATACCATTTTATCTTAGGACAGTTGTATGGCGATTTGAATTATCCTGACAGCGCGTTTGCCTCTTTTCAGTCGGTTATTGACATGCGAAGAAAATCGCCGCGCCGTTATGTTATTCAGGCACATGCCAAACAGGCCGCGCAATTTGATTACAAAGCCGGAGACACGCTGGCATTCCTTGAAAAGTTTGGCAAACTGGCAGAAGATCGTGAAAACCGACCGTATCTGGATGTGATCAATCACCAGGTTGCGCTGTTTTATGACAAACAGGATAAAAAAGTACAGGCAAAAAAATTCTACAATAAATCCCTGCGTTCCATATCGCAGGACAATTACCTGATTGCTTCCAATTACCGCAATTTGGCAGAAATCTATTTTGACGATGCAAAATACCTTGTAGCCGGACAATACTATGACAGTACAATGTCAAAACTAAACCCGAAAACAAGAGAGTTTATTGCCATTAAGAAAAAAAGAGAAAACCTTAATGATGTTATCAAATATGAAGGAATTGCCAGGGTAAATGACAGTATCTTATATGTAACGGGATTAAATGCTAACGACCAGCGAAACTATTATGAGGCTTATATTGAAAAGCTGAAAATAGAAGATGCCAAAAGAGCGCTGGAAGCAGAGAAAGCAAAAAACATTGCCGAAAACGGCGGTGCTATCGACGGACAGTCGGCAAGTATGGCTAATCCGGATGTTTCCTCGAAAAGTGAGGCAATGCAAATGATGTCCAAACAGCTGCCGCCATCTGATGAAGACACACAAAAAAAGAACGGCATTGTTAAAAGTGCTGCAAATCTCGGATCGGGAACCAATACCTTTTATTTCTATAACCCGTCAACCGTTGCTTACGGAAGAAGTGAATTTAAGAAAAAATGGGGGAACAGAGCTTTAAAAGACAACTGGCGTTGGTCTACCCAGGAAAGTATTGATAAAGAAGACAATAAAGACAATCAGGATGTCGCCGTTGTAGATGAAAATCCGAAAACAAAAATGGAGGACGAACGTTATACTCCGGATTTCTATATCAAACAATTGCCTACAGAGCAAAAAGTACTGGACAGCCTGGCGAAAGAACGCAACTTTGCCTATTTCCAGCTGGGAACGATTTACAAAGAGAAATTTAAAGAATACAAACTGGCGGCTGCCAAATTGGAGAAACTGCTGGTCAATAAACCGGAAGAACGTTTGGTCCTGCCGGCAAAATACAACTTGTTCAAAATATACGAGATCATCGATCCGGCAAAAGCCGAAATTATGAAACAGCAAATTCTGGCCGAATATCCGGATAGCCGCTATGCCCAGATATTATTGAACAATGCGTCTGATGCTGCTATTGCAGGTAGTCCGACAGAAGTGTACAACAACCTGTTCAAACAATATGAAAAAGGACAGCTGCAGGAAGTATTGAGTCAGCTGGATCCGGTTATCGAGAACTTTAACGGCGATGAAATGGTTCCGAAATTTGAACTTTTAAAAGCAAACACGTTAGGACGACTAAAAGGACTGGAAGAATATAAAAAAGCCCTGAACTTTGTTGCGCTGAACTATCCGAATTCCGAAGAAGGAAAACAGGCGGAAGTGCTGGTTAAAACCGATATCCCAAAACTGGAACAACTGGAACTGGGTAAAGGAACTCCGATGAGCTGGAAACTGGTCTTTGAAATTCCGTATCCGAATGATGCCAAAACAAAAGTGCTGACAGACAAGCTGCAAAAATACATCACAGACCGAAGCAGTGATAAAATCACCTTATCGAACGATGTGTACACAGCCGATAAAAGCTTTGTTATTGTTCACGGTTTCTCCAGTAAAGAAGCCGCACTGTCAACAATAAGTGTGCTGAAAGACTTTAAAGGTTATAAAGTAACAGAAACACCATTTGTTGTTTCCAATGAAGATTATAAAGTAATCCAGATCAAAAAAAATCTGGAAGCCTATAAGGCCACGCTGAAATAA
- a CDS encoding ABC transporter ATP-binding protein has protein sequence MIHVTNLSKTYNGTTVLNIENLEIKKGESFGLVGNNGAGKTTFFSLLLDLIQPSTGHIINNSVQVNNSEAWKPFTAAFLDESFLIGYLTPEEYFYFIGELRGQNKADVDALLAKHEDFFNGEILNNKKYLRDLSKGNQKKVGIIATLIGSPEVIILDEPFANLDPTTQIRLKKIIKELAANPNVTVLVSSHDLLHTIEVSDRIVALEKGRVVKDIHTTAETLQELEEFFAV, from the coding sequence ATGATACACGTAACGAATCTATCAAAAACATATAACGGTACTACCGTATTGAACATTGAAAACCTTGAAATTAAAAAAGGAGAGAGCTTTGGATTAGTTGGAAATAACGGTGCCGGAAAAACAACATTCTTCAGCCTGTTGCTGGACTTGATCCAACCGTCAACAGGACACATCATAAACAACTCGGTTCAGGTGAACAACAGTGAAGCCTGGAAACCATTTACGGCAGCTTTTCTCGATGAAAGCTTCCTGATCGGGTACTTAACACCGGAAGAATATTTCTATTTTATCGGGGAATTACGCGGACAAAATAAAGCCGATGTGGATGCGCTTTTGGCAAAGCACGAAGATTTCTTTAACGGAGAAATTCTGAATAATAAAAAATACCTGCGGGACTTGTCTAAAGGAAACCAGAAAAAAGTGGGTATTATCGCCACATTAATCGGAAGCCCGGAAGTTATTATTCTGGACGAACCGTTTGCGAATCTGGATCCGACAACGCAGATCCGTCTGAAAAAAATAATCAAGGAACTGGCCGCTAATCCAAATGTAACGGTTTTAGTATCAAGCCACGACCTGCTCCACACGATCGAGGTGAGCGACCGTATCGTTGCTCTTGAAAAAGGAAGGGTGGTAAAAGATATACATACCACGGCAGAAACCCTTCAGGAGCTTGAAGAATTCTTTGCAGTATAA
- a CDS encoding DUF5687 family protein: MLKHFITLEWKSFLRSASFTSNLVLKIFMILAGLYFIALFLILGAALYYILEESQMKPFPVVNTFIIYYLFGDLMMRFFLQKTPVMNIKPLLFINIRKNSIVNYTLGKTAISFFNVLHLFFLVPFSVVLFIEGFDPLGVSCWFLGMILLILANNYLNILINKKDLLLYIIIGLIVVIAGSQYYNLFDITQYTRSFFMGLYEMKWLVIVPVILCGILYEITFRYFKKNLYLDAGLELKHEIARTENLTWLNQFGTLGTFLKNDIKLLKRNKRSKMTIIMSVVFLFYGLLFFSNGIESYSAPHWKIFAGIFVTGGFLLNFGQFVPSWDSAYYPLMMSQNIKYRDYLNSKWWLMVIATVISTVLASFYLYFGWEVYAAILVGAIYNLGVNAHVVLWAGAYVKTPIDLSTSKNAFGDKQAFNVKSLLLALPKIALPLLLYAIGHYTLGSTFGFILVASAGVIGFAFRNKVFAIIERVYKTEKYKTLAAYKQKN; encoded by the coding sequence ATGTTAAAACATTTTATCACTTTAGAGTGGAAATCATTCCTGCGATCCGCCTCATTCACATCGAATCTGGTGCTCAAGATTTTCATGATTTTAGCAGGGTTATATTTTATCGCATTGTTTTTAATATTAGGGGCTGCCCTGTATTATATCCTTGAGGAAAGCCAGATGAAACCGTTTCCGGTAGTCAATACCTTTATTATTTACTATTTGTTTGGGGATTTGATGATGCGTTTTTTCCTGCAAAAAACGCCGGTAATGAATATTAAACCATTGCTTTTTATCAATATCAGGAAAAACAGCATTGTCAATTATACGTTAGGAAAAACAGCGATTTCATTTTTTAATGTATTGCACCTGTTCTTTCTGGTTCCTTTTTCGGTAGTATTGTTCATCGAAGGTTTTGATCCTTTGGGAGTTAGCTGCTGGTTTTTGGGAATGATCCTGTTGATCCTGGCAAACAACTACTTAAACATACTCATTAATAAAAAGGACCTGCTGCTTTATATCATAATTGGCCTTATCGTTGTAATTGCAGGATCACAATATTATAACCTGTTTGATATCACTCAGTATACCCGAAGCTTTTTTATGGGATTGTACGAGATGAAATGGCTGGTAATCGTTCCGGTAATCCTTTGTGGTATTTTGTATGAAATTACCTTTCGATATTTTAAAAAGAATCTGTATTTGGATGCCGGATTAGAGCTGAAACACGAAATTGCCAGAACAGAAAACCTGACCTGGTTAAACCAATTCGGAACCTTGGGGACCTTTCTTAAAAACGATATCAAACTTCTGAAAAGAAACAAGCGTTCCAAAATGACCATTATCATGAGTGTGGTATTCCTGTTTTACGGGCTGCTGTTTTTCTCAAATGGGATTGAAAGCTATAGTGCACCACACTGGAAAATTTTTGCGGGAATTTTTGTTACCGGTGGCTTCTTGCTAAACTTCGGACAGTTTGTGCCAAGCTGGGACAGTGCTTATTATCCTTTAATGATGAGCCAGAATATCAAATATAGGGATTATCTGAATTCGAAGTGGTGGCTAATGGTGATTGCCACGGTAATTTCAACAGTACTGGCTTCTTTCTACCTGTATTTTGGCTGGGAAGTTTATGCTGCTATTCTTGTGGGAGCTATCTACAATTTAGGGGTAAATGCCCATGTTGTACTTTGGGCCGGTGCTTATGTTAAAACACCGATTGACCTGTCAACAAGTAAAAACGCATTTGGCGACAAACAGGCTTTTAATGTCAAAAGCTTACTGCTGGCACTGCCAAAAATTGCATTGCCGTTATTGTTATATGCCATCGGGCATTATACCTTGGGATCCACTTTTGGATTTATACTGGTTGCTTCGGCCGGTGTTATCGGTTTTGCTTTTAGAAACAAAGTGTTTGCAATTATTGAACGCGTTTATAAAACGGAGAAGTACAAAACCCTTGCAGCCTACAAACAGAAAAATTAA
- a CDS encoding PadR family transcriptional regulator, with protein sequence MKNSQLYKGSLNTIIMRLLEENGRMYGYEITQKVKEITKGDLNVTEGALYPALHKLEAEGFLDVEMEKVDNRLRKYYRLTASGEQETVNRLVELETFIKNMQVLVKPKFQI encoded by the coding sequence ATGAAGAATTCACAATTATATAAAGGCAGCCTGAATACAATTATCATGCGGTTGCTGGAAGAAAACGGCAGGATGTATGGTTATGAAATTACGCAAAAAGTAAAGGAAATCACGAAAGGCGACCTGAATGTTACCGAAGGAGCGCTGTATCCGGCGCTGCACAAACTGGAAGCAGAAGGTTTTCTGGATGTGGAAATGGAAAAAGTAGACAACAGGCTCCGGAAATATTATAGGCTGACAGCAAGCGGAGAACAGGAAACCGTTAACCGCCTGGTAGAATTAGAAACATTTATTAAGAACATGCAGGTGCTGGTAAAGCCCAAATTTCAAATATAA